One Agelaius phoeniceus isolate bAgePho1 chromosome 6, bAgePho1.hap1, whole genome shotgun sequence DNA window includes the following coding sequences:
- the CNTF gene encoding ciliary neurotrophic factor, whose translation MAAAESPSAALRRRDLCSRGIRLAGKMRADVVDLLDAYVEQQGLDASASVAAVEGVPLAAVERWDEQTGTQRLLENLAAYRAFRALLAQMLEEQREQLGEADAGLGRALAAVLLQVSAFAYHLEELLRLESRGIPGEEGDEEEEEEDGPPPPPRLSLFEQKLRGLGVLRELAQWAVRSVRDLRQLAKPSPATGAAPGLAESP comes from the exons ATGGCGGCCGCAGAGAGCCCCTCCGCTGCCCTCCGGCGCCGCGACCTCTGCAGCCGCGGCATCCGCCTGGCCGGCAAGATGCGTGCGGATGTCGTCGACCTCCTGGACGCCTAC gtggagcagcagggcttggatGCCTCGGCCAGTGTGGCGGCAGTGGAGGGGGTGCCGCTGGCGGCGGTGGAGCGCTGGGACGAGCAGACGGGCACGCAGCGGCTGCTGGAGAACCTGGCGGCCTACCGGGCCTTCCGCGCCCTGCTGGCCCAGAtgctggaggagcagcgggagcagctGGGCGAGGCCGACGCGGGCCTGGGCCGGGCACTGGCGGCTGTCCTGCTCCAGGTCTCGGCCTTTGCCTACCACCTCGAGGAGCTGCTGCGGCTGGAGAGCCGCGGGATCCCCGGCGAGGagggggatgaggaggaggaggaggaggatgggccgccgcccccgccgcgcctCAGCCTCTTCGAGCAGAAGCTGCGGGGCCTGGGCGTGCTGCGGGAGCTGGCCCAGTGGGCCGTGAGGTCCGTGCGGGACCTGCGGCAGCTCGCCAAGCCCAGCCCGGCCACCGGCGCAGCCCCTGGCCTGGCCGAGAGCCCCTGA